AGCGCCGGTACCGGCTCGTCTTGCGGACGCGAAAACTGCATACCGAATGTCGGTGCACTCATGAGATTGTCTCCAGTTCACAGAAAGGCGCTTGCCCAAGGCGCAGCTGCGGGCACAAAAAAACCGCCATGCGGGCGGAGGGATGAAGGTCAGGACTGGTTGGAAGTTGGTCAGAGATCGTCTTGAAAGAGATCCCGCTTCAGATGCCAGTAGTATGCGTCCTGGCAGTGGCCCGGTTCGCGTAGGAGCCAATCGACAACCGCTACCCACCAGCTGCCCGGCAGGCCAAGCTTGCGGCCGCGATGAATCGCCAGCCGGTAGACATAAGCGGAGGTAGTCGTATCGCCCTCGCCGCCCGTCACTGCATTAAAAAGCCGGGACAAAGCCCGGCCAATCTGCATTGCGTGCCAGCGGAAAGTCACTGGATTTCTCCGGCCAAGACCTGGACTGCCCGTTCCGCCGTCAGGATGCCAATAGTCACGAGAAAATTCACGCCATCAATTGTGCTTTGAAGCTGGAGATTGACCGCGGACAGGCGCGGATCATCCACGATGCTGTACCAGTCATCAAGGACTGCCTTGACGGTTTCATTCTCGGTGCTGGTGTCTTTGCGCTTGTTGTTGATGGCGATGCGTTCTGCGCTCGTAAAGAGCATCTTGAATTCGACCGGGGACACTTCGCGGCGGCTTTCCGTTTCCGGTTCGGCTACGACCGGCTCCGGCGGATTGGTGAAAGTGTTGCCGTCATAGGCCGCACCTTGCACCGTATTCTCAGGGCACTCGACCCAGACCCAGTCGGCTGGATAGCGGCCGGACGGGTCCCAGGAAATGACTTCAACCGCAATCCCGCTGGCAATTCGTGCAAACTTCATTGTGTTCGTCCTTAGATCGGATTGAAGTAGATGATGACGGCACCGTCTCCGCCGTTGCCACCAGTAGCCCCGCCAGTGGTTCCGGCTCCCGCACCGCCGCCACCGCCATTGCCGCCATGGCCGCCGATTTGGGCCGCGCCACCACCGCCGCCAAAGCCGCCATTGCCGCCTTGCTGAAAGCTGCTGAAACCACCGCCGCCTGCACCGGTACCGCCATCGGCACCAAGCGTTTTGGAGCGCGCGCCACCGCCGCCGTCTATGTCATGGAGATCCCACCAGTCAGCGCTGTGACCAAACGGATCGGCATAGCCATACGTTGTGTCATAGGTGATCCCGCCTCGGGCGGTTAGGCCCGACGCTGCTGTTTCGGTAAATGCCGCACTGCGGCCGGGGAAATGACTGGACGCACCGGTGCCATTGTTGGACGGCCCGCCCCATCCGGACCCACCTTCACCAACGGCCTCGAACCCGTCAGATCTCGGGCCACCGGATGAGCCGCCACCAAGCACCACAGTTGCAGATCCAGCGCCTCCGGTGCGGTTGACATCGCCGCCCGTGGCCGTGCCACCCGCAGCACCAGCGGCTTTTCCGCCCTCTCCACCGTTTGCGACAAGGTTTAAGCCTTGAGCCGCGCAAACAACCGTCGTTGTTCCGCCGCTGTTGCCATCCACGTTATGGATCGCTCCAGGGCCACCCGCACCAACGGTTACGGATAGGACATCGCCAGCATCAACAGCTATTTCAGTTTCAGCCAGACCGCCCCCGGCTCCTGGGCGGCGCTGGCCACCGCCGCCACCTGGGCCGATAGCATAGACCTTGATTTTCCCGGTTTGGGGAGCGGTCCAACTGTATGCGCCGGCGGTCACGAACAGCTTTCTGCGCACAAAACCATTTGAGCCCGGACCAACCGGAGAGCCGCTTGCCAGGACACCGGCTCCGCCGCCGCTGCTGTTGAGCGCGGCGTTCTGCTTTGACGAATACTCCCGCATTGATCAGCCCTCCTTCTTTCCGATGAGTTGAACCGCGCAAGCCGCATCCGCTTCCACAAAGACCTTCCAGCCTTCGCCCAGGACAATCGGCTGAATGTGCAACCAACCGCCCGCCTCGACAGAAAACGCCGGGCGGATCTTGTGCGCATTTGTCGGCGCAGGACCGTCCGTCACATAGATCGCCGTAAAACCGATATCGGCGCCTGTGTCGTTGCAAATATTCAGGATGTACGTACCGGCGTTATCCGCAGGCACGCCTGATGCACCGGGCAAAGCGGTTTGCGTATCAGCGACCAACTCGGCCGCTGTGAGCGTTGAATAGTCAGCCATCGTGACCTCAGATCATTGCATGGAAAAGAAAGGGACCGGGCTTGCGCACGAAGTTTTGCGCCACCCAAACCTGCGTGGCGAACGTGTCGTCAGACAGTGTGATGGTCACGTTCGCGGTTTCGCTTACAATCAAGATGATCTCAACTTCCAAAGAAGTTGAAACCCCTTGCGCTGCCACCAGCTTCTCAGTAGCCGGATAAGACCCGATGGCAATCAAATCACCATCAGCGTCAAACAACCCGATTTCGCGGATCGTGAACGGCCCCGCCTCGTTGGGCACCACGGCACTGCACACCAGCCAATTTGGATTTTCCGGATCGACCGCAACGCTCTGGAGACCTGTTCGGTAAACCTCGTTGTTCAATGATGTCGCTGTCTCGACAGGGGTGATTTCAAACCCGCTGCCATCACCGAAAGCCATATGCGTCAAACTCAAGGGTGTCCCACCCTGTGCTGCGGACGCCGCCAGCTTGTTTTGGCCGGTGATTGTAGTGATAACGCTCATAAATTAGGTCTCCGGATGCAGGCGAATGGTTTGCTTCACCCGCGCCGCTGCTGCGACATAGGTGTGCGGCCGCATTTCAATTTCACGCGGCACAAACGGCGCAACTCGTGCCAGGTGGCGAACACGTATAAATGCGGCGATGAACGGACCATCAGATGCTGTTGTCCGGCGAAGCCGGATGGTCTCCAGCCGAGACCGGACGTTCTTGGCCCGCAACCCCGTCCGCACCAGCATGTCGCTGCTCTGAGAAGTCCAGGGCTCCTCCGGTTGGAGGTCCACGGTTAAGCGGAAACGATATGCAGACCCGCCATATTCAAACCACTCTTCGACCCTGGCACCCAGACCAAGCGCCTCGATCGCAGTTTCCACGGCATAGGCAGTGCCCTTGTAACGATGAACCTCAAAAGACGCCTTGATGACTGCGCGTTTGGTGGTGATAGGCCAAGCCGGTTCCCACTCGTCAACTGAATATTCCCAAGCGAGGATTGGCAGGAAGCTTTCCGGCGTTTTGTCAATGGAGTGGATCCGCCGGATGATATCGACGTCAATTCCTGAAATGCGGTTTGCATCGATCTGCGCAAGGGCGAATTCGACTGCCGTTGGATCAGGAATGAGGACCGGCGCATTCACGAAAGCACCTCAACCGTCACGACAACGCTGGTAACGCGGGCCAGTTGCTTGGGTTCTGGAATGACATCAGCAACATGGCTTCCTTCAACTTCAATCGTGATGTCAGCGTCTTCGACCAAGGCAACACCATTGCTGTCAGCAACGTGGACGGCCGCAGCAATGGCACTGTCGGAAACGATAAAGCCTATCTTGCGGCGGCTCTCCAGATAAGCCAAAAGCCGCTCTTCCGCTGCCGCCCGAATAACGTCGACTCCGGGGCCATACGGCACCTTGAGAACAGCAGTCACTTGGTAATCAAGACCGGTACACGCTTCGACAATCACCTTGTCAGTCAGGGGCCGAAGCTTTTGACGTCGGTCGATTGCTCGCGTCCTTTTCGGCGTGACGGCGTAGTTTATGATGCGCGCATCAAGAAAGTCAGCAACGCTATCCAGAACCTGATCAGTAGGGATCGCATCTCCCTGGTTGGAAGCAATGACCAGAAGCGCTTCACCATCACCGCAAAGCTCAGAATGTGGATCGAATACAGCGACATCTGACACATGCGGATGTGCGGCCAATCCGAAAAACTTATATGCACCCTCCGGCCCGGCTGTTGAAAGGGCTTCGACGGCAAG
This window of the Roseibium alexandrii DFL-11 genome carries:
- a CDS encoding phage tail protein; this encodes MSVITTITGQNKLAASAAQGGTPLSLTHMAFGDGSGFEITPVETATSLNNEVYRTGLQSVAVDPENPNWLVCSAVVPNEAGPFTIREIGLFDADGDLIAIGSYPATEKLVAAQGVSTSLEVEIILIVSETANVTITLSDDTFATQVWVAQNFVRKPGPFLFHAMI
- a CDS encoding phage tail protein I, which codes for MNAPVLIPDPTAVEFALAQIDANRISGIDVDIIRRIHSIDKTPESFLPILAWEYSVDEWEPAWPITTKRAVIKASFEVHRYKGTAYAVETAIEALGLGARVEEWFEYGGSAYRFRLTVDLQPEEPWTSQSSDMLVRTGLRAKNVRSRLETIRLRRTTASDGPFIAAFIRVRHLARVAPFVPREIEMRPHTYVAAAARVKQTIRLHPET
- a CDS encoding baseplate assembly protein, which encodes MNRFVDIDLSRLPVPDALTPLDHDGTLTGRISDLKYRFDQAEIPWQVGGLKANPLVIVEEHATTYDLNHVAMVNDAVRGTLLASAGGADLEHKAAEFGVVRQVLVPADPDANPPTDAVMESDESLRRRRQLAVEALSTAGPEGAYKFFGLAAHPHVSDVAVFDPHSELCGDGEALLVIASNQGDAIPTDQVLDSVADFLDARIINYAVTPKRTRAIDRRQKLRPLTDKVIVEACTGLDYQVTAVLKVPYGPGVDVIRAAAEERLLAYLESRRKIGFIVSDSAIAAAVHVADSNGVALVEDADITIEVEGSHVADVIPEPKQLARVTSVVVTVEVLS